TAATATGGTAATTAAAAGACATACAGGCATTTATGCCCCATGTGTGGTTTTTAAATAAAACGCGGGTAAAAGGATAATATCCATTGGTATAGGCATCATTGCTTAATTCGTCCCGGTAATGTACATAACCTGCCGAGATGGTTTCGGTGAGTTGTAATTTCTGATTTTTATCCAACCATTGTCGGAAAATAGCTGAAGGAGCGATATAATGGATATATTGTTTTTGTCTCATATCCATATATAAATATTCAAAATCATCGCCTGATCTCAAAGTAAAGTCATTAGAGGAAGAAAACATAAAAAATGAGTAATTGATTCCCAATCCGAAATGCCTAGAAAATAGATTATAGATATCGCCTTTAAAGGCCCAACCATTTGTTGGTCGTTTCTTGTAATTTGGGGATTCTTGCGGAGAGGCATAATAAAGCATGCCTAGCTCGTAGTTAGCAGAAGAGTTTAATAAAATAGAACCGCCCAATTGTACACCTACAAACAAAGAACGTGCAGTTTTAGGAGAACTGTTCGAGTTAATCGAATCCCGACCAGACACAATCTGTAAGGACACGATAAACAGAAAACCAACAAATAGTTTTTTCATAGTTTTTCTTAATTAAGGAAAGATCATTCTTTTCTCCCATTGTTTTACAAAAACACACAATATCGCAAGATTTTAGATATCCTTCCTATAAATTAAACAAAGATACTAAATAATTATTATTGTCTTCTAAAACACTGCCGTCTTTTAGAAATTGTTTCAACCAAATGATCCATCACCAACGGAGATGACCTTACATCGATTTTACCGCCATCTCAAACATTAAAACAAGCCGAACGTCTCTGCCTCATTTAGATGAAACTTTCATTTATGTCACTCAAAAATTGCATGATGGCAGCTAAAAATAAGCCGGATTGCTCCACATGAAGCCAATGGCCTGCATCAGGCAGGATAACTATTTCGGAATGAGGAAATATGCGTTGTATCTGCGGAAACATATCAGGCTGTATATAGGAGGATAACTCCCCTTTAATGAACAAGGTAGGGATATTGATTTCCGGATATTTCTCCTGTGAAAAATCATCCATTCCATTGAGTATTTGCGGCAGGTTCCTGGCTATGGACTTTATATTGATCCGCCATTCGAATGTTCCGTTATTGTTTCGTTGCAAGTTCTTAAGCATGAACAGCCTCATTGCCGGATCCGGAATCTTTTTTGCCCAAAGCTGTTCGATTTCCTCACGCCTGCTATATTGTTCCGGAATAGTATGTAACAGGTTATCCATGATATTCAGGTGTTCTAAAGCCAATGGTGAATGTTCGGTCAGCGATGAATAGTTGACCGGGGAAATATCATCGATGATCAGCCTTGAAATTCTTTCTGCTTCCCGGGCAGCAAGATGGATGGCTGTTTTCCCTCCCATGGAATGGCCGAGCAATATGCATTGTCCGATGTTAAGCCGATCCATTAATTCGAGGACATCCGCACTCATTTCCCCGTATGTATGTACAGGATGATGAGGAGAACGGCCGTGATTGCGCATATCGGGAATGATCACCTCGTATTTTTCAGACAGGTGACGGGCGATGGTCAACCAGTTATCCGAACTTCCGTACAATCCGTGTAAAATAATGAAGGGCATCCCCTGCCCCATTTTTCTGTAATATAACTCCATTGTTTATGATCGTCCAAAAAGATTTAGAACATCTTCCACCTGAAGAAACGTAATTTACTCCTTACGTAAGTAGTGTTCACCGGGATATTGTAAGACAGAGTAATTTCGTGCGACCCGTTATTGTATCTGCTCAATCCGTCAAAACCATAATCATAGGAATACACGATCCGGAATCCTCCGTAGATATTTATCCCTGCCGCTATCCCAAGTGATGCTGGATTCCTGTAAATAATGTTGACACAGATATTATTGTTATACCGTAATGAAGCATTTACCTCATAGGTATTCAACTGCCTGGTATTGTGCCAGGTGAATCCCGGAATAAAATCCCAGTATTTATCGAGGGGAACTTTTCCGCGTACATATGCATAAATATTCCGCATGGGCCGGACCAGATTCACATCTTCATAGGCATAGGAGAAATGCGTGACGGATGCTCCGACTTCCAGGTTGGATGTATTAAATTCCATCCCGAAATCAAAATCGGGCACTGTCTTGGTCAACCTTTCATAGGTAATCACGTCATCATTATCATCCATGGCAAAAAAATCAGATTCGTCATACTCATTGTGTATGAAGCCCATTCCCAATCCTAAGGAAAGAAATGCTTTTTCTGCAAACGGAATAAAATAAGCATAATTGATCTTAAGATTCTGCGATTTATGGGGACCTAATTCATCATTCAAAAACATGAATCCGAACCCTGAACGGATATCTTTAACAAAACCGCTTCCATTCAGCATTTGTGTCGAAGCACCGGGGAATCCTATCCATTGCTGGCGTAAGGATAAAGCCATATTGACATCCCCCCCTTTTCCTGTCGCTCCGGGATTAAGTACCGAACGGTTATGGGTCTGTTGCATGAACATCAGGTCCGTCTGTGCAAGTAAAAATGGACTTACACAAAAAAGAAATATGAATATGTTTAAGAATCTCTTCATAATCCTGTGTCAAAGCTTTAAGGTAACCGTACCTTTATAAATCCGAAACTCTCCGTTATTCATTGTTCGTCTCACTACATACAGGAAAGTACCCTGAGGTAATAATTTCCCCCTGTAAGTACCGTCCCAACCGGAGGTCCCTTTATATATCTGTTCCCCGGACCGGCTGAATACGGTCAGGTCATAACCTTCCAGGAACAGTTCATTCTTTCCGTCCCTGTTCGGAGTGAAAACATTGGGTAATTTCCGGCTTTCCACAGCTATTTCGATCTGGTCCTGTGCCACACAATAGTTTTCATCGGTAGCAAATACCCGGACAATATATGTGCCCAATTCTGCCTGAAATGCAATCTGGTCATTCATGCCTACTTCCTGCATTACTTTATTATTCAGTAGGAACTGATAGCTGGCAAATCCGGAAGTTGCCTTTACGGTCACCTCATCTCCTTCAAGTATCTCATCCATTTTTTTATCAAATGTAAGCGACACACCGGGTGTTTCCAGAACAGATATATCTACGCTTTTGGACTTAGAGACCACCCCGTCGCTCACTTCCACCTCATATTGGGTAGTAGTCAGCGGAAAATCCAGCATGACAGAACTGGTCCAGACACGTGGTTTCCATGAATAGGTATATTTCCCAGTACCTCCACTTACTACCGGCGTAATGGTAACAGACTGGCCGGAACAGATTTCATATGCTGACACCCTTAGGGCCACTTCCAACTCCCGGTATGGATGATGTACATTTACTTTAAATTCGCATATAACCGTATTCATTGCGGTATCCACAATTTCATGGCGAACAATGGTTTCCCCCAATGGGAATACCGAACCGCTGGGTAACCCATCAATGAGGGTGATCTTTAACCCGCTACAGTTATCCGTATAATTATAGATATCATAATCGACAACGGCCGAAGTTACCTCCGGGTTAATGGTGATATCAATATCGTCAGGACATGTACCTTTCGGATATTCCCTGTCTACCACAGTAATGGTCTGCTGGGCTTTTTCCTTGTTACTGGATTCATCTTCCACCCACCATACGATGGAAGTACTGCCCAGTTCATACTGGCTCGGTGCCGGAGGATCATTGTATACCCTTAAATCACCCAATGAGGTACAGTTATCGCCTACGTCAGGAAGTCCGGTGGTCACATTCGTCGCATAACAAACCCCGTCATTGGTACTGACGACAATATTCGGAGGTGCGGTAATGTTGGGCCTGTCATTGTCCCTTACATAAACAATTACCGTTTCAGGGTAATTACTTTCACAATGCCCGTCATATTCAAGCGTGACATAATATGCCACAGAGGTAGTCAAAAGCGGTGTTTCATAAGAACTTCCCGTATGAATGGGAGGACCTGACTTAGTACTGTTATCATACCATCTGTATATAGGATTGGTAACGTCACCCGGCACAGATAACGAAATATTCATCTTTTGGTTGGGACATAATACCGGTATGTCCGGCTTGATGATCAGCGACTGTGCAGCACTGGCTTTCACATTCACTACAACTTTTTGTTTCTGGCTTTCACATTTCCCGGCTTCGGTTTGTGTTACATAATATTCCTGTATCCCGGGATCACTTGTCCTGATCTGGGGAGCCCTACTTA
This sequence is a window from Bacteroidales bacterium. Protein-coding genes within it:
- a CDS encoding gliding motility-associated C-terminal domain-containing protein translates to MSFFTQKAFWAFCILLIVSTNAWGNLIVTHPQSQVVCKSDLSATFEVVVTTGIQVNYQWYKNGSAIPGARYDRYTATTEGMYHCVVTKRDGSETETSSIAVLTFIDVPSIADISLPVICNKSPLQAEGLGIQSNGSNITGYTWKIIDTGTGTETIVGGNSPILNLSLVDSTYNNKTLQLTITNGCPGQTSMSKQIEVRKTPDPPTVIATNYCYGVDAVPLSIVESNKANWYTTGGTLLPGPPTPNTAVLGTQSWKVSQTIEAGGLACEGYKTTVDVEVLPVSALPVTTPNIDLCHNDPVITLSATGDNIQWYDSKMAVLSRAPQIRTSDPGIQEYYVTQTEAGKCESQKQKVVVNVKASAAQSLIIKPDIPVLCPNQKMNISLSVPGDVTNPIYRWYDNSTKSGPPIHTGSSYETPLLTTSVAYYVTLEYDGHCESNYPETVIVYVRDNDRPNITAPPNIVVSTNDGVCYATNVTTGLPDVGDNCTSLGDLRVYNDPPAPSQYELGSTSIVWWVEDESSNKEKAQQTITVVDREYPKGTCPDDIDITINPEVTSAVVDYDIYNYTDNCSGLKITLIDGLPSGSVFPLGETIVRHEIVDTAMNTVICEFKVNVHHPYRELEVALRVSAYEICSGQSVTITPVVSGGTGKYTYSWKPRVWTSSVMLDFPLTTTQYEVEVSDGVVSKSKSVDISVLETPGVSLTFDKKMDEILEGDEVTVKATSGFASYQFLLNNKVMQEVGMNDQIAFQAELGTYIVRVFATDENYCVAQDQIEIAVESRKLPNVFTPNRDGKNELFLEGYDLTVFSRSGEQIYKGTSGWDGTYRGKLLPQGTFLYVVRRTMNNGEFRIYKGTVTLKL
- a CDS encoding alpha/beta fold hydrolase, which produces MPFIILHGLYGSSDNWLTIARHLSEKYEVIIPDMRNHGRSPHHPVHTYGEMSADVLELMDRLNIGQCILLGHSMGGKTAIHLAAREAERISRLIIDDISPVNYSSLTEHSPLALEHLNIMDNLLHTIPEQYSRREEIEQLWAKKIPDPAMRLFMLKNLQRNNNGTFEWRINIKSIARNLPQILNGMDDFSQEKYPEINIPTLFIKGELSSYIQPDMFPQIQRIFPHSEIVILPDAGHWLHVEQSGLFLAAIMQFLSDINESFI
- a CDS encoding PorP/SprF family type IX secretion system membrane protein, encoding MKRFLNIFIFLFCVSPFLLAQTDLMFMQQTHNRSVLNPGATGKGGDVNMALSLRQQWIGFPGASTQMLNGSGFVKDIRSGFGFMFLNDELGPHKSQNLKINYAYFIPFAEKAFLSLGLGMGFIHNEYDESDFFAMDDNDDVITYERLTKTVPDFDFGMEFNTSNLEVGASVTHFSYAYEDVNLVRPMRNIYAYVRGKVPLDKYWDFIPGFTWHNTRQLNTYEVNASLRYNNNICVNIIYRNPASLGIAAGINIYGGFRIVYSYDYGFDGLSRYNNGSHEITLSYNIPVNTTYVRSKLRFFRWKMF